A portion of the Moraxella ovis genome contains these proteins:
- a CDS encoding efflux RND transporter permease subunit yields the protein MSKYFIERPIFAWVIAILIMLVGIIAVRSLPIEQYPQIAPPTVSVSAVYPGADAETVENTVTQVIEQQMKGLDGLMYMSSSSSANGLAFVTLTFENDVNPDTAQVQVQNKLQAATSSLPADVQRRGVTVNKSSSSFLMVASFISEDGSMTQSDIADYINSNVVDSLSRVNGVGSLNVFGSPYAMRIWLDPAKLSSYALMPSDVSAAIQSQNVQVSAGQLANLPTDLDRQVINATVSVQSFLQTPEQFGNILIKSDPSGAKVYLRDVADIELGSESYAVKTLYNGQQAAGMGIMLASGANALEVREAVQERLDELSQGFPKGLKIVVPYDTTPFVKLSIKQVVMTLLEAIVLVFLVMFLFLQNWRATIIPTLAVPVVILGTFAVLLLFGFTINILTMFAMVLAIGLLVDDAIVVVENVERILEEDPNISVKDATIQSMGEISKVVIGIALILSVVFVPMIFFGGSAGVIYRQFAATLITSMSLSAVIALIFTPALCVTILKRQAHKDIHTQKGFFGWFNRFFFKASRSYEKFVGNTFNAKWIFAIVYAAVIAVMALLFTRLPSSFVPEEDQGVLMTLVQLPAGSTLDQTAEVMEKIGGYFHEQEKDNIESVFTISGFSFGASGQNAGLAFVKLKDWSERTSDESLAQAIADRAMALNVMIPEATLVYPIAPPAIQGFGNSSGFDLQLQDIGGVGHEKLLEARNMLLGMSAQNENVAGVRPNGQEDAPKLKVNINQEQAAAYNLNMATVNGVLAQAFGGSYVNDFIDRGRIKKVYMQGAPDSRATPEDINKWYVRNSQGEMISFSAFSNSEWQYGSPGLNRYNGLSSLNVQGSAAPGKSTGDAMLAMEQMISQLPEGIGYEWTGLSLEERKTGGQALTLYAISMVVVFLCLAALYESWSVPFSVMLVIPLGVIGAVIFTMLRGFANDVYLQVGLLTVIGLSAKNAILIIEFAKEIQESGASLKDAVMQAARMRLRPIIMTSLAFGIGVVPLMIATGAGSGSQNAVGTSVVGGVITATFLGVFFIPMFYVWVRSVFPYKPNLAKPVAVREHE from the coding sequence ATGTCTAAGTATTTTATTGAGCGCCCCATCTTTGCATGGGTGATCGCCATTTTGATCATGCTGGTGGGTATTATTGCGGTTCGCAGTCTGCCCATTGAGCAGTATCCGCAGATTGCACCGCCGACAGTTTCGGTGAGTGCTGTCTATCCTGGTGCTGATGCTGAGACGGTAGAAAACACAGTAACGCAAGTCATCGAGCAGCAGATGAAAGGTCTGGATGGTCTGATGTACATGTCATCAAGCTCATCAGCGAATGGCTTGGCCTTTGTTACGCTAACCTTTGAAAATGACGTAAATCCTGACACCGCGCAGGTACAAGTACAAAACAAGCTACAAGCAGCGACCAGTTCACTGCCAGCTGATGTACAGCGTCGAGGCGTGACGGTTAATAAGTCTAGCAGTAGCTTCTTGATGGTGGCATCATTCATCTCTGAAGATGGCAGCATGACACAGTCGGACATCGCTGACTATATTAACTCGAATGTGGTGGATAGTCTAAGCCGTGTTAATGGTGTGGGCTCGCTGAACGTGTTTGGCTCGCCTTATGCCATGCGTATATGGCTAGATCCTGCCAAGCTTTCTTCTTATGCGCTGATGCCATCTGATGTCTCAGCTGCGATTCAATCACAAAACGTGCAAGTATCAGCAGGTCAGCTTGCTAACCTACCAACAGACCTAGATCGTCAAGTGATTAACGCGACGGTGAGTGTGCAAAGCTTCCTGCAGACGCCAGAGCAATTCGGCAACATCCTAATTAAATCTGACCCTTCAGGCGCAAAAGTCTATCTACGAGACGTGGCGGATATTGAGCTGGGTTCAGAGAGTTATGCGGTAAAAACTCTCTATAATGGACAACAAGCTGCGGGTATGGGTATCATGCTCGCTTCTGGTGCCAATGCCCTTGAGGTGCGTGAAGCAGTACAGGAGCGTCTTGATGAGTTGTCACAAGGCTTTCCTAAAGGTCTAAAAATTGTTGTGCCTTACGACACCACACCATTTGTTAAGCTGTCTATTAAGCAAGTTGTTATGACGCTGCTTGAGGCGATTGTGCTGGTGTTCTTGGTTATGTTCTTGTTCTTGCAGAACTGGCGCGCGACCATCATCCCGACACTTGCGGTACCTGTTGTTATTCTAGGTACATTTGCGGTATTATTGCTATTTGGTTTTACCATTAACATCCTAACCATGTTTGCGATGGTGCTTGCCATCGGTCTGCTCGTCGATGATGCGATCGTTGTCGTGGAGAACGTGGAGCGTATCTTAGAAGAAGATCCAAACATCTCAGTCAAAGATGCCACCATCCAGTCGATGGGTGAGATCAGTAAAGTTGTTATCGGTATTGCACTGATTCTGTCAGTGGTATTCGTACCGATGATTTTCTTTGGTGGCTCGGCTGGTGTGATTTACCGTCAGTTTGCGGCAACACTGATCACCAGTATGTCATTGTCAGCAGTAATTGCGCTTATCTTCACACCTGCGCTGTGTGTGACCATCCTAAAACGCCAAGCGCACAAAGACATCCATACTCAAAAAGGCTTCTTCGGTTGGTTTAACCGTTTCTTCTTCAAGGCCAGCCGTAGCTATGAGAAATTCGTAGGTAACACCTTTAATGCCAAGTGGATCTTTGCGATCGTGTATGCTGCGGTTATCGCTGTGATGGCATTATTGTTCACGCGCTTACCATCATCATTCGTCCCAGAAGAAGACCAAGGTGTCTTGATGACATTGGTTCAGCTGCCTGCAGGTTCGACGCTTGATCAGACCGCAGAAGTGATGGAGAAGATCGGTGGTTATTTCCACGAACAAGAAAAAGACAATATCGAGTCGGTATTTACCATCTCTGGCTTTAGCTTTGGTGCCAGTGGTCAAAATGCCGGCTTGGCTTTCGTTAAACTAAAAGACTGGAGTGAGCGTACTTCAGATGAAAGCCTAGCTCAAGCAATCGCGGATCGCGCCATGGCATTGAATGTCATGATTCCAGAAGCGACGTTGGTATATCCGATTGCACCACCTGCGATCCAAGGCTTTGGTAACTCGAGTGGTTTCGATTTACAGCTTCAAGACATTGGTGGTGTGGGTCATGAGAAACTTCTAGAGGCCCGTAACATGCTTTTGGGCATGTCAGCCCAAAATGAAAATGTGGCAGGTGTACGTCCAAATGGTCAAGAGGATGCACCTAAGCTTAAAGTAAACATCAACCAAGAGCAGGCAGCTGCCTATAACCTAAATATGGCAACAGTGAATGGCGTTCTGGCTCAAGCCTTTGGTGGTAGCTACGTTAATGACTTCATTGATCGTGGCCGTATCAAGAAAGTATATATGCAAGGCGCTCCTGATAGCCGTGCCACACCTGAAGACATCAATAAGTGGTATGTGCGTAACAGCCAAGGTGAGATGATCAGCTTCAGCGCGTTCTCTAACAGTGAATGGCAATATGGCAGCCCTGGCCTTAACCGTTATAACGGTCTGTCATCACTGAACGTTCAGGGTTCTGCTGCGCCTGGTAAGAGTACGGGTGATGCCATGCTTGCCATGGAGCAGATGATCTCCCAGCTGCCTGAAGGTATCGGTTATGAGTGGACAGGTCTATCACTAGAAGAGCGTAAGACTGGCGGTCAGGCTTTGACACTATATGCGATCTCTATGGTTGTTGTATTCTTGTGTCTGGCAGCGCTATATGAGAGCTGGTCGGTACCATTCTCGGTGATGTTGGTTATTCCATTGGGTGTTATTGGTGCGGTTATCTTTACCATGCTTCGAGGCTTTGCTAACGACGTCTATCTACAGGTGGGCCTGCTCACGGTAATTGGTCTGTCCGCGAAGAATGCGATTTTGATTATTGAATTTGCCAAAGAGATTCAAGAGTCGGGGGCGAGTCTAAAAGATGCGGTCATGCAAGCAGCTCGAATGCGTCTGCGCCCGATTATTATGACGTCTCTTGCCTTTGGTATCGGTGTTGTGCCTTTGATGATTGCCACAGGCGCAGGATCTGGTAGCCAGAACGCAGTCGGTACGAGCGTGGTCGGCGGGGTAATCACAGCGACTTTCCTAGGCGTGTTCTTTATCCCGATGTTCTATGTGTGGGTGCGTTCAGTATTCCCATATAAGCCAAATCTTGCCAAACCCGTCGCTGTACGCGAACACGAGTAA
- a CDS encoding efflux RND transporter periplasmic adaptor subunit, with amino-acid sequence MKLNLRAATIAAVFAGMTLLAACNKSAQDEQAAAQQQMPPTVVDVQTVTLSAIPVVKSFSGRVTAVETSEVRPQVTGIVDEVLFREGGFVRAGQPLYRINTDNYTSAINAGRAAIANAEASAQNARAAQAQAQANLTAQQATLAQARADLARLQGLVEVDAVSRQFYDQAVTAVRTAEANVEAARATVAQAKASVGSADSAINSAKASLSASELDLSRTIVRAPISGKVGISAVTNGALVSANQSNALVTIARTDYVYVDISQSSTEMLRLRQQIAEGKASQGDPEVQIVLEDGSTYPIIGRLALSDASVDKATGAVKLRAAFPNPDGVLIPGMYVNANLAQSIMNNAVLLPQTAITRTPKGEAQVYVVNKDKKIEVRPVETSGTFNGQWVVSSGLQNGDQVVVMGGAKVKPDQAVEVRALPPTGAAGNQAQNAQAPQQAVQNSVVAPKDESSEQSQAAQDTPKVQ; translated from the coding sequence ATGAAATTAAATTTACGTGCAGCGACCATTGCTGCAGTATTTGCAGGCATGACACTGCTGGCTGCTTGTAATAAATCAGCCCAAGATGAGCAAGCGGCAGCACAGCAACAAATGCCGCCAACGGTCGTGGATGTTCAGACGGTAACGCTTAGTGCCATTCCTGTAGTGAAGTCTTTCTCGGGTCGTGTGACGGCAGTTGAGACATCTGAGGTTCGCCCGCAGGTGACGGGGATCGTTGATGAAGTGTTGTTCCGCGAAGGTGGGTTTGTACGTGCAGGTCAGCCTTTGTACCGTATCAACACGGATAACTATACCAGTGCGATTAATGCAGGTCGTGCAGCGATTGCCAATGCTGAAGCTTCTGCGCAAAATGCACGTGCAGCCCAAGCTCAAGCTCAAGCCAACCTAACCGCGCAGCAAGCAACTTTAGCCCAAGCGCGTGCTGACCTAGCCAGATTACAAGGCTTAGTTGAAGTTGATGCAGTATCAAGACAGTTTTATGATCAGGCGGTGACTGCTGTGCGTACGGCTGAGGCGAATGTCGAAGCTGCTAGAGCCACGGTCGCACAAGCCAAAGCGAGTGTCGGTAGTGCAGATTCTGCGATCAACAGCGCCAAAGCCAGCCTAAGCGCAAGCGAGCTAGACCTAAGCCGTACCATCGTACGCGCACCCATTAGCGGTAAAGTAGGTATCTCGGCAGTAACGAATGGTGCATTGGTGTCAGCCAATCAATCAAACGCCTTGGTAACCATCGCGCGCACCGATTATGTCTATGTAGACATCAGCCAATCATCCACAGAGATGCTACGCTTACGTCAGCAGATCGCCGAAGGTAAAGCGAGCCAAGGCGATCCAGAAGTGCAAATTGTCCTAGAAGACGGTAGCACATACCCAATCATCGGACGTCTGGCTCTGTCTGATGCGAGTGTCGATAAAGCGACTGGCGCGGTTAAGCTAAGAGCGGCATTCCCGAACCCTGATGGTGTCCTCATCCCTGGCATGTATGTTAATGCCAATCTTGCGCAGTCTATTATGAACAACGCTGTTCTGCTGCCACAGACTGCCATCACACGCACACCTAAAGGCGAAGCCCAAGTTTATGTCGTAAATAAAGACAAGAAAATCGAAGTTCGTCCAGTTGAAACTTCAGGTACCTTTAACGGTCAATGGGTGGTCAGCAGTGGATTACAAAATGGCGACCAAGTTGTCGTGATGGGCGGTGCTAAAGTTAAGCCTGACCAAGCAGTAGAAGTGCGTGCACTGCCACCAACGGGCGCAGCAGGCAATCAAGCGCAAAACGCTCAAGCGCCACAGCAGGCAGTTCAAAACAGCGTGGTAGCACCAAAAGATGAGTCAAGCGAACAGTCGCAAGCTGCTCAAGATACGCCTAAAGTACAGTAG
- a CDS encoding D-Ala-D-Ala carboxypeptidase family metallohydrolase — translation MNKKLQVTAVVMMGVFGLSSCAQKTAPVKKPQPTKVLSKPKQSNKQPVKTVNTVVKPPQINIIHHHDDHDGHAHDIIRNVGTKADFEMWLRSHPHQKSQVEEYKQFLKNHIGKNLPPMHQLLTTARSWQECGYEPYEVPPRELWAQMLPTIKLYNELRAKGILPANTHIRSVYRNPDLNRCAGGAPSSKHMTNGAMDIWVPTYDAGSHELYQLQNRLCEYWVFYGESHNFGLGLYGTGAIHLDTQGYRKWGAQFSESHSMCRYTLPKPGEFTWQ, via the coding sequence ATGAATAAAAAATTACAGGTAACAGCGGTGGTTATGATGGGGGTGTTTGGCTTGTCATCGTGCGCCCAAAAAACTGCACCCGTCAAAAAACCACAACCAACCAAAGTGTTATCAAAACCTAAACAGTCCAACAAGCAACCCGTGAAGACCGTCAATACAGTGGTTAAACCGCCTCAGATTAACATCATCCATCATCACGATGATCATGATGGGCATGCTCATGACATTATCAGGAATGTCGGAACGAAGGCAGATTTTGAGATGTGGCTACGCAGTCATCCCCATCAAAAATCTCAGGTTGAAGAATATAAGCAATTCCTTAAGAATCATATCGGTAAAAATTTGCCGCCGATGCACCAGCTACTGACGACGGCGCGTTCATGGCAGGAGTGTGGTTATGAGCCTTATGAAGTACCGCCCCGTGAGCTATGGGCGCAGATGCTGCCAACGATTAAGCTGTATAACGAACTTCGCGCTAAAGGCATCCTACCTGCCAATACCCATATCCGTTCAGTATATCGCAATCCTGACTTAAACCGTTGTGCTGGCGGTGCGCCCAGCAGTAAGCACATGACGAATGGTGCGATGGATATTTGGGTGCCTACTTATGATGCAGGCAGTCATGAATTATATCAACTGCAGAATCGTCTGTGCGAGTACTGGGTGTTTTATGGTGAATCGCATAATTTTGGTTTGGGATTATATGGCACAGGCGCCATTCATCTAGATACGCAAGGCTATCGAAAATGGGGTGCACAATTCTCCGAGTCTCATTCCATGTGCCGCTATACACTGCCTAAGCCTGGTGAGTTCACATGGCAATAA
- a CDS encoding septal ring lytic transglycosylase RlpA family protein, protein MKNISTYLLGTSIALGAAMSVTATAADSKTGAVNIDQVLGELIRQHNGAPSLVKSARQPSSLTFNSPLITQSGSSAKQDEPVLEKLTAVASNTVNKFKQTGLASWYGRQFHGKKTASGETFNMNAMTAAHRSLPLNCYIRVTNKDNGKSVIVKVNDRGPFNGNRVLDLSYGAAQAIGITQRGTGNVIIERVDGP, encoded by the coding sequence ATGAAAAACATTAGCACGTATTTGCTAGGCACCAGCATCGCACTTGGCGCAGCCATGAGTGTAACTGCCACTGCTGCCGACAGCAAAACAGGCGCTGTCAACATCGATCAAGTGCTCGGTGAATTGATTCGTCAGCATAATGGCGCACCAAGCTTGGTCAAATCTGCTCGTCAGCCTTCTTCTTTGACCTTTAACAGTCCATTGATTACTCAATCCGGCTCATCAGCTAAACAAGACGAGCCCGTATTAGAAAAATTAACTGCTGTGGCTTCTAACACAGTCAATAAATTCAAACAAACTGGTCTGGCATCTTGGTATGGCCGTCAGTTTCATGGCAAAAAAACCGCCAGTGGCGAGACTTTTAACATGAACGCAATGACCGCAGCCCATCGTTCACTGCCTCTTAACTGCTATATTCGAGTCACTAATAAAGACAATGGCAAGTCCGTCATCGTAAAAGTCAATGATCGCGGTCCTTTTAATGGTAATCGCGTGCTTGATCTGTCTTATGGTGCAGCACAAGCCATCGGCATCACGCAACGTGGCACAGGCAATGTCATCATCGAGCGCGTTGATGGACCTTAA
- the radA gene encoding DNA repair protein RadA: protein MAKKSTSYVCQSCGAHYGKWSGQCADCGEWNSLVEALDVSMPHHKATKKTIASTPKTSNYAGALSGVMSLDEVGVTVETRMPTGIGEFDRVLGGGLVAGSVVLIGGDPGIGKSTILLQTATNMAASDSLAGSALYITGEESLSQVAMRAKRLGLPTDRLRVLAETNVDTICLALSTEQPAVVIIDSIQTLFTDAIQSAPGGVAQIRESAAILTRYAKQTGTALFLVGHVTKEGALAGPRVLEHMVDTVLYFEGESDSRFRMIRAVKNRFGAVNELGIFGMTDTGLKEVANPSAIFLSRYERPIAGSVVMVSREGTRPLLVEVQALVDDSHAQPRRMALGLDHQRLSMLLAVMHRHGGIHTSGQDVYVNVVGGVKVVETGSDLAVLLACASSLREKALPPRLAVFGEVGLSGEIRPVPNGQERLKEAMKHGFTHAIVPKANAPKSDSSQFKGIQVIAVDRLDDAIDRAFELI, encoded by the coding sequence ATGGCAAAAAAATCAACATCTTATGTCTGTCAATCCTGTGGTGCTCATTATGGCAAATGGTCAGGACAGTGTGCCGACTGCGGTGAATGGAATTCGCTGGTAGAGGCACTCGATGTCAGTATGCCACATCATAAAGCCACCAAAAAGACCATCGCATCCACGCCTAAAACTTCTAATTATGCAGGTGCGTTGTCGGGTGTCATGAGCCTTGATGAGGTGGGCGTTACTGTAGAGACTCGAATGCCGACAGGGATAGGGGAATTTGATCGAGTGCTTGGCGGGGGCTTGGTGGCAGGATCGGTTGTGCTGATTGGTGGCGATCCAGGCATTGGTAAATCTACGATCCTGCTACAGACTGCCACCAATATGGCGGCAAGTGATTCTCTGGCGGGATCGGCGCTATACATCACGGGTGAGGAGAGCTTATCTCAGGTTGCCATGCGTGCCAAGCGATTAGGACTGCCGACAGATCGCTTAAGAGTGCTTGCTGAGACCAATGTTGATACCATTTGTTTGGCTTTATCCACCGAACAGCCAGCCGTGGTAATCATTGATTCTATCCAGACATTATTTACCGATGCCATACAGTCGGCGCCTGGTGGCGTGGCTCAGATTCGTGAATCTGCAGCGATATTGACACGCTATGCCAAGCAGACGGGAACGGCGCTATTTTTGGTAGGTCATGTTACCAAGGAGGGTGCATTAGCAGGTCCGCGTGTGCTTGAACATATGGTTGATACGGTACTTTATTTTGAGGGGGAATCTGACAGTCGTTTTCGAATGATTCGCGCGGTAAAGAATCGCTTCGGTGCGGTGAATGAACTTGGTATCTTCGGTATGACAGATACAGGACTAAAAGAAGTCGCCAACCCTTCGGCGATATTCTTAAGTCGTTACGAACGACCGATTGCAGGCTCGGTGGTCATGGTAAGCCGAGAAGGAACTCGCCCGCTACTTGTTGAAGTTCAGGCACTGGTCGATGATTCGCACGCTCAGCCTAGGCGTATGGCGTTAGGTCTTGACCATCAAAGGTTATCCATGCTCCTTGCGGTCATGCATAGACATGGTGGCATTCACACAAGCGGACAAGATGTGTATGTAAACGTCGTGGGTGGCGTGAAGGTCGTGGAGACAGGTTCTGATCTTGCAGTGCTGTTGGCCTGTGCATCCAGCTTAAGAGAAAAGGCTCTGCCACCACGCTTGGCGGTTTTTGGAGAGGTGGGGCTATCAGGTGAGATTCGCCCTGTACCTAATGGGCAGGAAAGATTAAAAGAAGCGATGAAGCACGGATTCACACACGCCATCGTGCCTAAGGCCAATGCACCCAAATCTGACAGTTCGCAATTTAAAGGCATTCAGGTGATTGCTGTAGATCGATTGGATGATGCCATTGATAGAGCATTTGAGTTGATTTAG
- the lptB gene encoding LPS export ABC transporter ATP-binding protein — MSNTTLSMRHLGKRYGQRWVVKDVSFEVEQGQVVGILGPNGAGKTTSFYMVVGLVPMDRGQVTLGELDLSKKSMHERAAQGIGYLPQEASIFRKLTIEQNILAVLQMRKDLNKDQQLQELEKLMAEFSLEHVRQSLGMSVSGGERRRCEIARALASNPKFILLDEPFAGVDPISVSDIKDVISTLRMRGIGVLITDHNVRETLSICEKAYIVSEGAIIAEGAPNDILANELVQKVYLGKDFLV, encoded by the coding sequence ATGTCAAATACGACATTGAGCATGCGTCATTTGGGCAAGCGCTATGGTCAGCGCTGGGTTGTTAAAGACGTGTCATTTGAAGTGGAGCAAGGTCAAGTTGTTGGTATCTTGGGGCCAAATGGTGCCGGCAAAACAACCAGTTTTTATATGGTGGTCGGGCTTGTGCCGATGGATCGTGGTCAGGTAACGCTTGGCGAATTGGATTTGTCCAAAAAAAGCATGCATGAACGCGCCGCTCAAGGTATTGGTTACCTGCCACAAGAAGCATCGATTTTTCGTAAATTGACAATCGAGCAGAACATTCTGGCTGTGCTACAAATGCGCAAAGACCTGAACAAGGACCAGCAGTTGCAAGAGCTTGAGAAGTTAATGGCCGAGTTTAGCTTAGAGCACGTGCGCCAATCTCTCGGGATGAGCGTCTCTGGTGGTGAGCGTCGTCGTTGCGAGATAGCACGTGCTTTGGCAAGCAACCCTAAGTTTATTTTGCTTGATGAGCCATTTGCAGGTGTTGACCCGATCTCTGTTAGTGATATTAAAGACGTCATCAGCACCCTAAGAATGCGCGGCATTGGCGTGTTAATCACCGATCACAATGTGCGTGAGACCTTGTCCATTTGTGAAAAAGCTTACATCGTCTCAGAAGGCGCCATCATCGCAGAAGGCGCGCCCAATGACATCTTGGCGAATGAATTGGTGCAAAAAGTATACCTTGGTAAAGATTTCTTAGTTTAA
- the lptA gene encoding lipopolysaccharide transport periplasmic protein LptA: MSTFNVLKTALAIGVFGLPLVISSANALPSDANQPISLLADRATYVERTGVTTYSGNVTIEQGSLKIAADNITLNLSNDRKISSATATGRPATFQQVITKEKGVAKGQANRIDYNTVTGIVTLTGNAKLTQAGSSFAGNTIRYSLKAGDVEANAGGGQRVELVFPPSGGSSQQGLR, encoded by the coding sequence ATGTCAACTTTTAATGTTCTAAAAACTGCTTTGGCAATCGGCGTATTTGGATTACCTTTGGTTATCAGTAGCGCCAATGCGTTGCCATCAGACGCCAATCAACCAATTAGCCTACTGGCCGACCGTGCCACTTATGTGGAACGTACTGGCGTTACAACTTATTCGGGCAATGTCACCATTGAGCAGGGCAGCCTTAAGATCGCTGCTGATAACATCACGCTGAACTTAAGTAACGATCGTAAGATCAGCTCGGCGACTGCCACCGGCAGACCTGCTACCTTCCAGCAAGTCATCACCAAAGAAAAGGGTGTTGCTAAGGGTCAAGCCAATCGCATTGACTACAATACAGTCACTGGCATCGTAACCCTAACCGGCAATGCAAAGCTTACCCAAGCAGGTTCTAGTTTTGCAGGCAATACCATCCGTTACAGCCTAAAAGCTGGGGATGTTGAAGCGAATGCCGGCGGTGGTCAGCGTGTGGAGCTTGTTTTCCCACCAAGTGGCGGCAGCTCTCAGCAGGGCTTGCGCTGA
- the lptC gene encoding LPS export ABC transporter periplasmic protein LptC, with product MNVRILSVLGVMVIMVAAWFFYQEDPKIEPAVPDKPDVSYEVTEIKAVQTNEETGETEYTLTADSLVQNASGEDEMLVAVMNWQPPEGEKYIIEAKRAVLEQSTGDMALSDGFTLTREAVDNKPKLVITGNKLSGNTKSRMLSSDEPLTVVNGEDRFKAQGFSANLQTGEYEFSKIEVLYNSAPRQDKSLF from the coding sequence ATGAATGTACGAATTTTAAGTGTACTTGGCGTAATGGTAATCATGGTTGCCGCTTGGTTTTTTTATCAAGAGGACCCAAAGATTGAACCTGCCGTACCCGACAAGCCTGACGTATCTTATGAAGTCACCGAGATCAAAGCCGTTCAGACGAATGAAGAGACGGGCGAGACTGAGTACACGTTAACTGCCGACTCTTTGGTGCAAAATGCCAGTGGCGAAGATGAGATGTTGGTCGCGGTGATGAATTGGCAGCCACCTGAAGGCGAGAAGTATATCATCGAAGCTAAAAGAGCTGTTCTTGAACAGTCAACAGGCGATATGGCGCTTTCTGATGGGTTTACTTTAACGCGTGAAGCGGTGGATAATAAACCCAAACTTGTCATCACGGGTAATAAACTATCGGGTAATACCAAATCGCGTATGCTCTCAAGCGATGAACCGCTGACTGTTGTCAATGGTGAAGATCGCTTTAAAGCTCAGGGTTTTAGTGCGAACCTACAAACAGGCGAATACGAATTTAGTAAGATTGAAGTGCTTTACAATTCTGCACCTAGACAGGACAAATCGTTGTTTTAA
- a CDS encoding KdsC family phosphatase has protein sequence MTQDIITQKAAKIRMLAMDVDGILSDGQIIYSSNHVETKAFYVQDGVGLQALKEVGIILAIITGRRSPMVDRRAYELGVRHVIQGRDDKFTALSKLAADLNLSLNECAYMGDDLPDLKAIREAGLGMSVPNGAPIVQQTADYVTTKAGGHGAVREVCELILQAQGKYDAFIQKFL, from the coding sequence ATGACACAAGACATTATCACCCAAAAAGCTGCCAAAATCCGAATGTTGGCGATGGATGTCGATGGCATCTTGTCGGATGGGCAGATCATTTATAGCTCGAATCACGTGGAGACGAAAGCGTTCTATGTACAAGATGGTGTAGGATTGCAAGCACTCAAAGAAGTGGGCATTATCCTTGCCATCATCACGGGTCGCAGATCTCCCATGGTGGATCGTCGTGCATACGAGCTTGGGGTGCGCCATGTTATTCAAGGTCGCGATGATAAATTTACCGCGTTATCAAAGCTTGCTGCCGATCTGAATTTATCTTTGAATGAATGTGCATACATGGGCGATGACTTGCCAGACCTAAAGGCGATACGCGAAGCAGGGCTTGGCATGAGTGTACCAAATGGAGCGCCCATCGTTCAGCAGACGGCAGACTATGTAACCACGAAGGCTGGTGGGCATGGCGCAGTACGTGAAGTGTGTGAGCTTATTTTGCAGGCGCAAGGTAAGTACGATGCCTTTATCCAAAAATTTTTGTAG